One genomic segment of Ictalurus punctatus breed USDA103 chromosome 12, Coco_2.0, whole genome shotgun sequence includes these proteins:
- the ccdc80l1 gene encoding coiled-coil domain-containing protein 80, whose amino-acid sequence MLYLLLPNRISARDSTAMRPFQTHVVLCVLVWTAQASDFKSSVGTHFTKTQTHAVKRHMELQSNAFAAVAGDTALLQADQAVHSSRSPVRRVLKGRRPVPEANSNTQPVEKPNVLHAQTDTGAARQGSPSSHFRISNRTSSINILARFAGRNRVLVISAPHESDGYYRLMMSLLKPDVYCQMADRHMQQIIMFHGKEEMGGKVRCVSNDGSIVEEQLEPALVPRLMSFLKLEEGKFGMVLLRKTLQVEEKYPYPVQLEAMYEIIDKTPMRRLEKVRQKGFVERCRATGMQGKVVQSIGTVLAHPESSVHRGSQDLDMVEGARPPPTPTQSTTTQSTTISTNKGTRRRITIHTYTKKPATTTVAATTPLAAATTTTTTTTTTTTTTTTTTTASTTLPTTLPSTTVSPTTLSTAVVHRHPHTPSHSHKTRLSSIEPVTRNHQRERTATDPSITSDIMIQHRDKHKVRTDKISPGARRQKPTKDKPPKGKKPGREKINEQVEEQEAGTPTLSEPVENLLTTKTGKPTHEKTAKKKKTERTEKSVKKNNAEKKGAKPSKDAKVNLHSRNVAQKASSLEDKDAVGKPTEKPVDTKRALETFLSYFEKRRRLLVITTPNENNKMYSQQKDEYLEQVCDMALRKISIITIFGPLSNGTMKMDHYQMEQDKPVRSMPVSELINQELITAFRKELGMVYNDFFMVLTDFDMKVKQQYEVPIIMKAVFDYIDTFSSRLKEMELQRKLGIACKKEDKSRSLENFLSRFRWRRRLLVISTPDDEEWAYQQQLHALTSQACHLGLRHMSVLKLAGRTMEDMGGVLELYPINGSATVEREGLSASLVHDLRNYFQVSADYFSMLLVGKDGNVKSWYPSPMWSMSIIYELIDSMQLRRQEMAIQQSLGMHCPEVEYGHHEDYHEGYHRGYSY is encoded by the exons ATGCTGTACTTGCTATTGCCCAATAGAATTTCTGCGCGTGACTCCACTGCAATGAGGCCCTTTCAAACACATGTGGTTTTGTGTGTTCTGGTATGGACAGCACAAGCATCAGATTTCAAGTCTTCTGTAGGCACACatttcacaaaaacacagactCATGCAGTGAAAAGACATATGGAATTGCAATCAAACGCTTTTGCAGCCGTTGCCGGGGACACGGCACTTCTTCAGGCAGATCAGGCTGTACATTCCTCGAGATCCCCTGTGAGGCGAGTTTTGAAAGGACGCAGACCTGTACCTGAAGCAAATTCAAACACGCAACCCGTGGAGAAACCCAACGTGCTTCATGCTCAAACGGACACCGGTGCGGCTCGACAGGGCTCTCCGAGCTCCCACTTCCGGATCTCCAATCGCACCAGCTCCATAAATATCCTTGCTAGGTTTGCAGGCAGGAACCGGGTGCTGGTCATTTCAGCGCCGCATGAGTCGGACGGATACTACAGGCTGATGATGAGCTTGCTCAAGCCGGACGTGTATTGCCAAATGGCAGACCGCCACATGCAGCAGATCATCATGTTCCATGGAAAGGAAGAAATGGGTGGCAAAGTGAGATGTGTGAGCAATGATGGCTCGATTGTTGAGGAACAGTTAGAGCCAGCCTTAGTGCCCAGGCTGATGAGCTTTCTGAAATTGGAGGAGGGCAAGTTCGGCATGGTGCTGCTGAGGAAAACCTTGCAGGTCGAGGAGAAGTACCCATACCCAGTGCAGCTTGAGGCAATGTATGAGATAATAGACAAGACGCCTATGCGCAGACTTGAGAAGGTTAGACAGAAAGGTTTTGTGGAAAGGTGTAGGGCAACTGGAATGCAGGGAAAGGTAGTGCAGTCGATTGGGACTGTTTTGGCACACCCCGAATCCAGTGTGCACAGAGGTTCTCAAGATCTTGACATGGTAGAAGGTGCAAGACCTCCTCCAACGCCCACTCAGAGTACTACCACACAATCTACCACCATCTCTACCAACAAAGGTACTAGAAGGAGAATAACTATACATACGTATACTAAAAAACCTGCAACTACAACAGTTGCAGCCACAACCCCGcttgctgctgctactactactactactactactactactactactactactactactactacaactactgcaTCCACTACACTACCTACAACTTTGCCTTCAACCACTGTCAGTCCCACTACTTTATCGACTGCAGTGGTGCatagacacccacacacaccatcacacagtCACAAAACCCGACTGAGCAGCATAGAACCTGTTACACGCAACCACCAAAGGGAACGCACTGCAACTGACCCATCCATTACCTCTGACATAATGATCCAACACAGAGACAAACACAAAGTCCGGACAGATAAGATTTCACCTGGAGCTCGCAGGCAAAAGCCCACCAAGGACAAACCaccaaagggaaaaaaaccaGGGAGGGAAAAGATCAATGAACAAGTAGAAGAGCAAGAAGCAGGAACGCCTACATTGAGTGAACCGGTGGAGAACCTTCTGACTACCAAAACAGGGAAGCCCACCCATGAGAAAACTGCGAAGAAGAAAAAGACGGAGAGAACcgagaagtctgtgaaaaagaACAATGCAGAGAAAAAAGGTGCAAAACCCTCCAAGGATGCCAAGGTAAATCTTCACAGCAGAAATGTGGCGCAAAAAGCAAGCAGCCTTGAGGATAAAGATGCTGTTGGCAAGCCTACCGAAAAGCCTGTTGATACCAAGAGGGCGCTAGAGACATTCCTTAGTTATTTTGAGAAAAGAAGACGACTGCTT GTGATTACCACTCCCAATGagaataataaaatgtacagtCAGCAGAAGGATGAGTATCTGGAACAAGTGTGTGACATGGCTCTGCGCAAAATCTCCATCATCACCATTTTTGGCCCTCTATCCAACGGGACCATGAAGATGGACCATTACCAGATGG AGCAGGACAAGCCAGTACGCAGCATGCCAGTCAGTGAGCTCATCAACCAGGAACTCATCACAGCCTTCCGGAAGGAGCTCGGCATGGTTTACAATGACTTCTTCATGGTGCTGACTGACTTTGACATGAAAGTGaag CAACAGTATGAAGTACCTATTATCATGAAGGCAGTGTTCGATTACATTGACACCTTCTCATCGCGCCTCAAAGAGATGGAGCTTCAGAGGAAGCTTGGAATTGCGTGCAAGAAAGAAGACAAGTCCCGATCTCTTGAGAATTTCCTCTCTAG GTTTCGCTGGAGACGAAGGCTGCTCGTCATCTCCACCCCTGATGATGAGGAGTGGGCTTATCAGCAGCAGCTCCATGCCCTGACCAGTCAGGCCTGCCACTTGG GGCTGCGTCACATGTCTGTGTTAAAGCTTGCCGGGAGGACCATGGAGGACATGGGTGGAGTCTTGGAGCTCTATCCAATCAATG GGAGTGCGACGGTGGAGCGTGAGGGCCTTTCTGCCTCCCTAGTGCATGACCTTAGGAACTACTTCCAGGTCAGTGCGGATTACTTCTCCATGCTGCTGGTGGGCAAAGACGGCAATGTGAAGTCATGGTACCCATCACCCATGTGGTCAATGTCCATCATCTATGAGCTGATCGACTCCATGCAGCTGCGAAGGCAGGAGATGGCCATCCAGCAGTCACTGGGTATGCACTGCCCCGAAGTAGAATACGGTCACCATGAAGACTACCATGAAGGCTATCATCGTGGTTACAGTTactaa
- the faimb gene encoding fas apoptotic inhibitory molecule b: MADVVGMWEVPLSDGIYQIEFEHGTTTGKRVIYINGKEVLRRDWMFKLVGKETFPVGRTGAKATINIEALTGFTYEYTLEINGKSLQTFIDNWAKISMTWLLKLDGADCRIVLEKDTMDVWCNGQKMETTGEFTDDSTETHFAVGTHECCIKATSSAKKRTGVMHTLFVDGTKVM; this comes from the exons ATGGCAGATGTGGTGGGTATGTGGGAGGTGCCTCTCAGTGATGGGATTTACCAGATTGAGTTTGAGCATGGAACCACCACAGGGAAACGTGTTATTTATATCAACGGAAAG GAGGTCCTCAGAAGAGACTGGATGTTCAAACTGGTGGGCAAGGAAACATTTCCTGTTGGACGTACAGGCGCAAAAGCTACTATAAATATCGAAGCACTTACCGGCTTTACTTACGAGTACACTCTGGAAATCAATGGAAAGAGCCTCCAGACTTTTATAGACAACTGGGCCAAAATATCCATGACTTGGCTGCTGAAACTTGATGGTGCTGACTGCAGGATTGTTCTGg AGAAAGACACCATGGATGTATGGTGCAATGGTCAGAAGATGGAAACCACG GGGGAGTTTACAGATGACAGCACTGAAACACATTTCGCAGTGGGAACACATGAGTGCTGCATAAAAGCCACTAGCAGTGCGAAAAAAAGAACTGGAGTAATGCACACTCTGTTCGTGGATGGGACAAAGGTCATGTGA